In the Oncorhynchus gorbuscha isolate QuinsamMale2020 ecotype Even-year linkage group LG05, OgorEven_v1.0, whole genome shotgun sequence genome, one interval contains:
- the LOC124036303 gene encoding DNA-directed RNA polymerase III subunit RPC4-like, with product MAEPGSSDPGGPSSTPATPGGSGRGLVMGRRLPATLSTGRFPSMRTKDLTLGGVKKKTFTPNIIGRKAKEEQKVEAGQRRERRENDRGRERGGRGGRGRGRPEVIQSHSIFEQGPAEIMMKKRGGYEGERDAPSVGPSPIINIKKEKRETEEETKEILRNLERDNFLDDPHLRSDVRSCPVQLPLAVSGWGFKEESDVTDLAFKPDKSEEDIEGTNAVKVKQEPEDAPEVKKMEPTFRRPPLPEPEVLPELLDTWSQSKVEELFFIQLPDSLPGQPPTREVRPVKTEMQSEDGQSMLLKTESQEEQQEENSCHLRDLQEGLVGRLLVRKSGRVQLILGHVTLDVALGTSCAFLQELVSIGTGEGRTGDLSVLGHIKHKLVCSPDFEALLENRV from the exons ATGGCGGAGCCAGGCTCAAGCGACCCTGGTGGCCCCTCTAGCACTCCAGCAACGCCTGGAGGGAGTGGCAGGGGATTGGTGATGGGACGCCGGCTTccagctaccctctccactgGCCGCTTCCCTTCCATGCGCACCAAAGACCTCACCTTAGGAGGGGTGAAGAAG AAAACCTTCACCCCTAACATTATTGGCAGAAAAGCTAAAGAAGA GCAGAAGGTTGAGGCTGGGcaaaggagggaaaggagagagaatgatcGGGGTCGTGAGCGAGGTGGTAGGGGTGGTCGGGGCCGGGGACGTCCAGAAGTCATCCAGTCCCACTCTATCTTTGAACAAGGGCCTGCAGAGATTATGATGAAGAAAAGAG GTGGCTATGAAGGTGAGAGAGATGCACCAAGTGTGGGTCCCTCacccatcatcaacattaagaaggagaagagggagacagaggaagagaccaAAGAAATTTTGCGCAATCTGGAACGAGACAAT TTCCTGGATGACCCTCACCTAAGGAGTGATGTAAGGAGCTGCCCTGTTCAGCTGCCCCTGGCTGTGTCAGGGTGGGGATTCAAGGAGGAAAGTGATGTCACTGATCTAGCCTTCAAACCAGACAAGTCTGAGGAGGACATTGAGGGAACAAATGCAGTCAAAG TGAAGCAGGAGCCAGAAGATGCTCCAGAGGTCAAGAAGATGGAACCCACTTTTAGACGACCTCCACTCCCTGAGCCTGAAGTTTTACCTGAACTGCTGGACACCTGGAGTCAGAGCAAAGTGGAGGAGCTGTTCTTCATCCAGCTCCCCGACTCTCTACCAGGGCAGCCGCCCACCCGAGAGGTCAGGCCAGTGAAGACAGAGATGCAGTCAGAGGATGGACAGTCCATGCTATTGAAAACTGAATCTCAA gaggagcagcaggaggagaacaGTTGTCATCTGAGAGacctgcaggagggtctggtgggACGACTGTTGGTTCGGAAGTCTGGTCGGGTGCAGCTCATACTGGGGCATGTCACACTAGATGTGGCTCTGGGAACCTCATGCGCTTTCCTCCAG GAGCTGGTGTCAATTGGAACAGGAGAGGGCCGGACTGGTGACTTGTCAGTGCTGGGTCACATCAAACACAAATTGGTCTGCTCGCCAGACTTCGAAGCCCTGCTGGAGAACAGAGTATGA